A genomic stretch from Terriglobia bacterium includes:
- a CDS encoding ABC transporter ATP-binding protein/permease — protein MAANIHEEEVLGKAYDSRLMKRLLGYLRPYKWQVALALVAIVLKSAADVVGPYITKIAIDKYLAPARGTSSVLDRWLSSAPLTGIAQIGGIYVGLLLFGFLLEFLQTYLMQWTGQKIMFDLRSQIFRHLQRMHVGFFDKNPVGRLVTRVTTDVDALNEMFTAGVVSIFEDVFVLIGILAIMLNMDWRLALITFAVLPLIMLATMVFRKFVRDSYRRIRIAIARINAYLQEHVSGMLVLQLFNREKRAYDRFEKINASHMEAFKDAILAYAFYYPVVEILSSMAIAAVIWFGGGQVIRGATTHGFALEVSRARLVSLHVVTGAVTLGVLVAFMQYAQRFFRPIQDLSEKYNILQSAMASSERIFKLLDTTVEIESPAVVKQVTGPGRIEFEHVWFYYRTVPEKNADGLPNPNAGEPDWILKDVSFAVEPGETAAIVGHTGAGKTTMISLLLRFYDVQQGAIRIDGADVREMDLTELRRRFGVVLQDPFLFTGTVEQNIRLGSEHVTDKQVERAAEDVNLGDFIRSLPGGFKEPVHERGSTLSTGQKQLISFARALAHNPKILVLDEATSSVDTETELRVREALSRLVEGRTSLIIAHRLSTIQRADKIIVMHKGRLREIGTHQQLLAQRGIYWKLYQLQYKDQEFPAGAAAAQLGGPTVQVSADD, from the coding sequence ATGGCGGCCAACATCCACGAAGAAGAGGTCCTGGGAAAGGCCTACGACAGCCGGCTGATGAAGCGGCTGCTCGGCTACCTGCGCCCGTACAAGTGGCAGGTGGCGCTGGCGCTGGTGGCGATTGTGCTGAAATCCGCCGCCGACGTTGTCGGTCCCTACATCACCAAGATCGCGATTGATAAGTACCTGGCGCCCGCCCGTGGAACGTCCTCGGTACTGGACCGCTGGCTGAGCAGCGCTCCGCTCACGGGCATCGCCCAGATCGGCGGGATTTACGTCGGCTTGCTGCTCTTCGGCTTTCTGCTTGAGTTCCTGCAAACCTACCTCATGCAGTGGACCGGGCAGAAAATCATGTTCGACCTGCGCAGCCAGATCTTCCGGCACCTGCAGCGCATGCACGTCGGCTTTTTCGACAAGAATCCGGTCGGGCGCCTGGTGACGCGGGTTACCACCGACGTGGACGCGCTCAACGAAATGTTTACCGCCGGGGTGGTTTCGATCTTCGAAGACGTCTTCGTGCTGATCGGCATCCTGGCAATCATGCTGAACATGGATTGGCGGCTGGCGCTGATCACGTTCGCGGTGCTGCCGCTGATCATGCTGGCGACCATGGTGTTCCGTAAGTTTGTGCGCGACAGTTACCGCCGCATTCGCATCGCCATTGCGCGCATCAACGCCTATCTCCAGGAACATGTCAGCGGCATGCTGGTGCTGCAGCTTTTTAACCGCGAGAAACGCGCCTATGACCGCTTCGAAAAGATCAACGCCAGCCACATGGAGGCCTTCAAGGACGCCATCCTAGCCTACGCGTTCTATTACCCGGTGGTGGAAATCCTGTCTTCGATGGCGATCGCCGCCGTCATCTGGTTTGGCGGAGGCCAGGTCATTCGCGGCGCCACGACGCACGGCTTCGCGCTCGAGGTCAGCCGCGCGAGGCTGGTTTCGCTCCACGTCGTGACCGGCGCGGTCACCCTGGGCGTGCTGGTCGCCTTCATGCAGTACGCGCAGCGCTTCTTCCGGCCCATCCAGGACCTGAGCGAGAAGTACAACATCCTGCAATCGGCGATGGCGTCCAGCGAGCGCATCTTCAAGCTGCTGGATACGACGGTGGAGATCGAGTCACCCGCGGTTGTGAAGCAGGTCACAGGACCGGGACGCATCGAGTTCGAGCACGTCTGGTTCTACTACCGGACCGTGCCGGAGAAGAACGCCGACGGCCTGCCGAACCCGAACGCGGGCGAGCCGGATTGGATCTTAAAGGACGTGAGCTTTGCGGTTGAGCCGGGCGAGACGGCGGCCATCGTCGGCCACACCGGCGCCGGGAAGACCACCATGATCTCGCTCCTGCTGCGCTTCTACGACGTGCAGCAGGGCGCGATCCGAATTGACGGCGCCGACGTGCGCGAGATGGACCTGACGGAGCTGCGCCGCCGTTTCGGCGTCGTGCTGCAGGACCCGTTCTTGTTCACCGGCACGGTGGAACAGAACATCCGCCTCGGCTCGGAACATGTCACCGACAAACAGGTGGAGCGCGCCGCGGAGGACGTCAACCTCGGCGACTTCATCCGCTCGCTGCCCGGCGGCTTCAAGGAACCGGTGCACGAGCGCGGCAGCACGCTTTCCACCGGCCAGAAGCAACTGATCTCGTTTGCGCGCGCCCTGGCGCACAATCCGAAGATTCTCGTGCTCGATGAAGCCACCTCCAGCGTGGACACGGAAACCGAGTTGCGCGTACGCGAAGCGCTCTCTCGCCTGGTGGAAGGGCGCACGTCGCTGATCATCGCGCACCGCCTGTCGACCATTCAGCGCGCCGACAAAATCATCGTCATGCACAAAGGACGGCTGCGCGAGATAGGCACGCACCAGCAACTGCTGGCACAGCGCGGCATCTACTGGAAGCTCTACCAGCTTCAGTACAAGGACCAGGAATTTCCCGCCGGCGCCGCGGCCGCGCAGCTTGGCGGTCCCACCGTGCAGGTCAGCGCCGACGATTAG
- a CDS encoding coproporphyrinogen III oxidase family protein encodes MALGVYISVPFCRTKCSFCNFASGVVSRAVYVRYVERVCADIEIADRLAADMGAKFEREVDSIYIGGGTPTVLEPADLEQIVGAVRNQFRARPDAEITVECAPGTLQPEMLNTLLRCGVNRVSLGVQSFVDRESASVGRLHTRAIVLDDLSRLRSAGITNVSIDLIAGLPHQTRESWECSLAETIATGVPHVSVYMLEVDEDSRLGRELIAGGTRYHAHFVPDDEATADFYLQACERLNTAGIFQYEISNFARNTDRGAADHPITRSPDRPIGDYPSFASRHNLKYWTRQPYLGFGVDAHSMLPANSQPMPVAMEREIGKYLEHAPNFGGAPDSENSNFYTRMGIESVRFATPDSLEAYLSQKRHQRTEVTYADALEEAHFLGLRLNRGLLAGELGERYGPEAATVFREQIAELRALGLVEISDGAVRLTSRGRLLSNEVFQRFIGAAEKAAS; translated from the coding sequence GTGGCGTTGGGCGTTTACATCTCGGTCCCGTTCTGCCGCACGAAATGCAGCTTCTGCAATTTTGCCTCCGGCGTAGTGTCGCGCGCGGTATATGTCCGTTACGTGGAACGCGTGTGTGCCGACATTGAAATCGCGGACCGGCTGGCAGCGGATATGGGCGCAAAGTTCGAGCGCGAAGTTGATTCCATCTATATCGGCGGCGGCACGCCGACGGTGCTCGAACCGGCCGATCTGGAGCAAATTGTCGGCGCGGTACGCAACCAATTCCGCGCGCGCCCGGATGCGGAGATCACCGTCGAGTGCGCTCCCGGAACGCTGCAGCCGGAGATGCTGAACACGTTGCTGCGCTGCGGCGTCAATCGCGTCAGCCTGGGCGTGCAGTCATTCGTGGATCGGGAATCGGCCAGCGTCGGCCGCCTGCACACGCGGGCGATTGTGCTCGATGACCTCTCGCGGCTGCGCTCAGCCGGAATCACAAATGTCAGCATCGACCTGATCGCCGGGCTGCCGCACCAGACGCGTGAGAGCTGGGAGTGTTCTCTGGCCGAGACGATCGCCACCGGCGTGCCGCATGTCAGTGTGTACATGCTGGAGGTAGACGAGGATTCGCGGCTGGGGCGAGAGTTGATCGCCGGCGGCACCCGTTATCACGCGCACTTTGTTCCCGACGACGAGGCCACCGCCGATTTTTATCTGCAGGCTTGCGAGCGGCTGAACACAGCAGGTATTTTTCAATACGAGATCTCGAACTTTGCGCGAAATACCGACCGCGGCGCCGCTGATCACCCGATCACCCGTTCGCCAGATCGCCCGATCGGCGATTACCCGAGCTTCGCCTCACGGCACAACCTCAAGTACTGGACGCGCCAGCCATACCTCGGGTTCGGCGTGGACGCCCATTCCATGCTGCCGGCGAATTCGCAACCGATGCCTGTGGCGATGGAGCGCGAGATCGGCAAGTACCTGGAGCATGCACCCAACTTCGGCGGCGCACCTGATTCGGAGAACTCGAATTTCTACACACGCATGGGCATCGAGTCGGTGCGATTTGCTACGCCCGATTCGCTGGAGGCCTACCTGTCGCAAAAGCGGCACCAGCGCACCGAGGTGACCTATGCGGACGCATTAGAGGAGGCGCACTTTCTCGGGCTGCGGCTGAACCGCGGCTTGCTCGCCGGCGAACTGGGGGAGCGCTACGGTCCGGAGGCGGCGACGGTGTTTCGCGAGCAGATTGCGGAGTTGAGAGCGTTGGGGCTGGTGGAAATCAGTGATGGCGCAGTGCGGCTGACCAGTCGTGGCCGGCTGCTGTCGAATGAAGTGTTTCAGAGATTCATCGGTGCTGCGGAAAAGGCGGCTTCGTGA
- a CDS encoding aminotransferase class I/II-fold pyridoxal phosphate-dependent enzyme, with protein sequence MSTATSTGTPENTGQRTRLTVDLRSDTVTKPTPEMRRAMAEAEVGDDVYGEDPTINRLEQRAAEIFGREAAIFVPSGTMGNQVAIKIHTRPGQEIICEERCHVFNYEMAMMAHFSGCLARPIHGEDGILRWVQIERKIAPKTYYYAQTGLVSLENTHNMAGGTVYPQPITDEICDGAHAAALPVHLDGARVFNASIALGKPVAEITRKFDSVMFCLSKGLGAPVGSLLVGSGQFITQARIYRKSLGGGMRQAGVLAAAGLIALQQMPHRMHVDHENAKFLAQGLARVPGIKVDPAKVLTNIVICDISGAGMVSADFSRKLAENSVLCGTVNTELVRFVTHMDVDRAGCERALEAVREICAK encoded by the coding sequence ATGAGCACCGCGACCTCCACCGGAACGCCGGAGAACACCGGGCAGCGCACGCGCCTCACCGTCGACCTGCGCAGCGACACCGTCACCAAGCCCACGCCGGAGATGCGGCGCGCCATGGCCGAAGCCGAGGTTGGCGACGACGTCTACGGCGAAGACCCCACCATCAATCGCCTGGAGCAGCGCGCGGCGGAGATTTTCGGGCGCGAGGCCGCGATCTTCGTGCCCAGCGGAACCATGGGCAACCAGGTCGCGATCAAAATCCACACCCGTCCGGGGCAGGAAATCATTTGCGAGGAGCGCTGCCACGTCTTCAATTACGAGATGGCGATGATGGCGCACTTCTCGGGCTGCCTGGCGCGGCCGATCCACGGCGAAGACGGCATCCTGCGCTGGGTCCAGATCGAGCGCAAGATCGCGCCGAAGACTTATTACTACGCGCAGACCGGGCTGGTTTCGCTGGAGAACACGCACAACATGGCGGGCGGCACGGTCTATCCGCAGCCGATTACGGACGAGATTTGCGACGGCGCGCATGCCGCCGCCCTGCCCGTCCACCTGGATGGCGCGCGCGTGTTCAACGCTTCGATTGCGCTGGGCAAACCGGTGGCGGAGATCACGCGCAAATTCGATTCCGTCATGTTCTGTCTGTCGAAAGGCTTGGGTGCGCCGGTGGGTTCGCTGCTGGTGGGAAGCGGGCAGTTCATCACCCAGGCGCGGATATATCGCAAATCGCTGGGTGGCGGCATGCGGCAGGCAGGCGTGCTCGCCGCGGCCGGGCTGATCGCGCTGCAGCAAATGCCCCACCGCATGCACGTTGATCACGAGAACGCGAAGTTCCTGGCGCAAGGTCTGGCGCGCGTGCCCGGCATCAAGGTTGATCCGGCGAAGGTGCTCACCAACATCGTGATCTGCGACATCAGCGGCGCCGGCATGGTTTCGGCTGACTTTTCGCGCAAGCTGGCGGAGAACAGCGTTCTCTGCGGCACCGTGAACACCGAGCTGGTGCGCTTCGTCACACACATGGATGTCGACCGGGCCGGCTGCGAGCGGGCGCTGGAGGCAGTCCGCGAGATTTGCGCGAAGTAG
- a CDS encoding SRPBCC family protein: MPTRLEYSVTAKCKPEHVWRKFQKLEEWPWWNRVVGQARWISGQPWQKGSEFGMELVYPRKMSIKPVILASTPPNKIGWVGKTTGFSGEHWFSFEAQNDGTTLIKTWEDISGWATAFFGNRMKQSLLTMHKDWLEALKTEAERIAREELARL, from the coding sequence ATGCCGACAAGGCTGGAATACTCCGTAACCGCCAAGTGCAAGCCGGAGCACGTGTGGCGGAAGTTTCAGAAGCTGGAAGAGTGGCCGTGGTGGAACCGCGTCGTCGGTCAGGCGCGCTGGATCAGCGGCCAGCCCTGGCAAAAGGGCAGCGAGTTCGGCATGGAGCTGGTGTACCCGCGCAAGATGTCAATTAAGCCCGTGATTCTCGCATCGACGCCGCCCAACAAAATCGGCTGGGTGGGCAAGACCACCGGCTTCTCTGGCGAGCATTGGTTCAGCTTCGAGGCGCAGAACGACGGCACCACCCTCATCAAAACCTGGGAAGACATCTCCGGCTGGGCGACCGCGTTCTTCGGCAACCGCATGAAGCAATCGCTCCTGACCATGCACAAGGACTGGCTGGAAGCGCTGAAGACGGAAGCGGAGAGGATCGCGCGCGAAGAACTGGCGCGGTTGTGA
- a CDS encoding chemotaxis protein CheX: MKLELIQPFINAADAVLAQTLACQTRVSNVSMEQEVYRRRGVAAIVTMKGDIEGRIVFDLETETAARIASALAGSDLPQDAGMVHETICELANQVIGNAITCLNDQGFHFRVQPPEVHTAERGIGNSEDTEALVMCFDTPSGSVFMNIALRFPRFDA; the protein is encoded by the coding sequence ATGAAACTGGAGCTGATTCAGCCGTTTATTAATGCCGCCGACGCCGTCCTGGCGCAAACCCTCGCCTGCCAAACGCGCGTTTCCAACGTGAGCATGGAGCAGGAGGTGTACCGACGCCGCGGGGTCGCCGCGATTGTCACAATGAAGGGCGACATCGAGGGGCGCATCGTGTTCGATCTCGAAACCGAGACCGCGGCGCGCATAGCGTCCGCACTGGCCGGCAGCGATCTCCCGCAAGACGCCGGCATGGTCCACGAAACCATCTGCGAACTGGCCAACCAGGTGATCGGCAACGCCATCACGTGCCTGAACGACCAGGGCTTTCACTTCCGGGTCCAGCCGCCCGAAGTGCACACTGCCGAGCGCGGCATCGGCAACAGCGAAGATACCGAGGCCCTGGTCATGTGCTTCGACACACCCAGCGGCAGCGTGTTCATGAACATCGCGCTGCGGTTTCCGAGGTTCGACGCGTAA